In Tenebrio molitor chromosome 8, icTenMoli1.1, whole genome shotgun sequence, a genomic segment contains:
- the LOC138137596 gene encoding anoctamin-3-like isoform X9 → MEESRIDYVVVCDSTISKSEFLNYIVKFIQYLESRGLKVEIKRGNIKENIYLVINLPPRAIRHFALVYRINIHNPGHTVIPVSTINLFSFKCFQTALSHNRDIFTRRGKITNLERIQIAHEILKTAKFGNGEDQYGIQKLISLRAVKTAYPLHDGECGDEFDGGYQIPQNDRQLLLKYWANFSLWYKEQPLNLIAKYFGTEVAFYFAWLGFYNRMLIPAAIVGIICSVFSIIQLRVIDQERVDDICTSHLVMCPICHSSDNCIYTPLNISCESAKLAVIFDNPATVFFAVFMSFWATFFINLWKRFENTLKIRWNVEFEEYDTQVRLEYKERSTHRKLSTLTGTLEPYTPRKIKVLYVTLSYGTCLLLMGIVVIFVFGVIMYRITMAALIRTSDFKPLHIHSTFLLTVTSACLQVIFIKIFGRVRRHPFPKLPLTRILQFYSEMSEWLTNLENPRTQSEFDNSVMYKRYFLGFANNYASLFYIAFMKSRFYSPDQDPALISVDTDLCDPTGCLMSLCVQLSFLMLLKSLTGNILTLTVPKIITGFRQTKETDAPEAQWESEYRLYPAGRYLLTTEFVEMIIQYGFVTFFVAAFPLAPLCALLNNWLELRLDAYKLVTRYRRPVPKQQSGIGAWNDILGIITHLSVATNVY, encoded by the exons ATGGAAGAGTCGAGAATAGATTATGTTGTCGTATGTGACAGCACCATTAGCAAATCCGAATTCTTGAACTACATAGTAAAATTCATCCAGTACTTGGAGTCGCGAGGCCTAAAAGTAGAAATAAAACGTGGAAAC ATCAAGGAAAACATCTACCTGGTCATAAATCTACCTCCTCGAGCCATTCGACACTTCGCGCTCGTCTACCGCATCAACATACACAACCCAGGACACACTGTCATTCCGGTCTCCACTATAAATCTATTCAGtttcaaatgttttcaaaCTGCGTTGTCACACAACAGAGATATTTTTACGAGACGGGG AAAGATTACCAATTTGGAAAGGATTCAAATCGCGCACGAGATTCTAAAAACTGCGAAATTCGGAAACGGGGAGGATCAGTACGGCATTCAGAAATTAATCAGTCTTCGTGCTGTCAAAACGGCGTATCCTCTGCATGATGGTGAATGTGGGGATGAGTTTGATGGAGGCTACCAGATACCCCAGAACGACAGACAA CTGCTCTTGAAATATTGGGCAAATTTCTCTCTGTGGTACAAGGAACAGCCTTTGAACTTAATCGCGAAATATTTTGGAACCGAAGTGGCGTTTTATTTTGCCTGGCTCGGGTTCTACAACAGGATGCTGATTCCTGCTGCTATCGTTGGAATCATCTGTTCTGTATTTAGTATTATACAGCTGCGCGTCATAGACCAAGAGAGAGT AGATGATATCTGCACCAGCCACTTAGTGATGTGTCCAATCTGTCATTCAAGTGACAACTGCATCTACACACCACTCAATATTTCTTGCGAATCTGCGAAACTGGCggtaatttttgacaatccaGCGACTGTATTTTTTGCAGTGTTTATGTCTTTTTGGg CCACATTCTTCATAAATCTTTGGAAGAGATTTGAAAATACTTTGAAGATACGCTGGAATGTTGAATTTGAAGAGTATGACACCCAAGTTAG gCTGGAATACAAGGAACGAAGTACCCACAGAAAATTGTCCACACTCACTGGTACACTAGAACCGTACACtccaagaaaaataaaagttttgtaTGTTACCCTGTCTTATGGAACCTGCTTGCTGTTG ATGGGAATCgtcgtaatttttgttttcggCGTGATAATGTACAGAATCACAATGGCCGCCCTGATACGAACCAGCGACTTCAAGCCCCTCCACATCCACTCCACCTTCCTGCTGACCGTCACCAGTGCTTGTCTCCAAGTGATATTCATCAAAATATTCGGAAGAGTTCGTCGTCACCCATTTCCGAAACTCCCCCTCACTCGTATTTTGCAGTTCTACAGTGAAATGTCCGAATGGCTTACAAACCTCGAGAATCCACGCACCCAATCAGAATTCGACAACTCAGTAATGTACAAGAGATATTTCTTAGGTTTTGCCAACAACTACGCCTCTCTATTTTACATTGCTTTTATGAAG AGCCGCTTTTACTCCCCAGACCAAGACCCCGCTCTGATCAGTGTCGACACGGACTTGTGCGACCCCACTGGATGTTTGATGTCTCTGTGCGTCCAGCTCAGCTTTCTGATGTTACTCAAGTCTTTAACTGGGAATATCTTAACTTTGACAGTACC GAAAATAATAACTGGGTTTCGCCAAACCAAAGAGACCGATGCCCCTGAAGCACAGTGGGAGAGCGAGTATAGACTGTATCCTGCAGGTCGGTACTTGCTGACCACAGAATTCGTCGAGATGA TAATACAGTACGGGTTTGTGACGTTTTTCGTGGCGGCGTTTCCTCTGGCACCGTTGTGCGCTTTGCTCAACAATTGGCTGGAGCTGCGATTGGATGCTTACAAGTTGGTAACAAGATATAGAAGACCGGTGCCCAAGCAACAAAGTGGAATAGGAGCGTGGAATGATATTCTGGGTATCATAACGCACCTGAGTGTAGCGACGAAT GTTTACTAA